CAACAACGGTGTGATTCACATAGGAAATGTACAAGTATAAAATGCATTAATAATATTATTAGGTGTGGTACCAAGATTGAACTGTGACTGAACTGAGGAGTCAAAACAATAACTGTGTAACTCACTGATTTTAATGAACCAATGTTTCTGATTAAAACAATATAAAAGGTCACGCACACACCAGGTAACTCACTGATTTTAATGAACCAATGTTTCTGTACACAGTGAATTTGGAGGGcggggggtgtgtgtgttaatatTTAATCAATTAAAACCAAATTCAGAATCTGTAGACCTGGATTCGAGCACAGATGCGGGAAAAGAGGTCACTGGAATGCAGGACGCTGTGACGGCGTCGTTGGCTCACATTCAACAGATCTGATCCAACCAAGTGGATATACTCGTCAAATCCGTCGTGTGATTTATGGGATGCAACAGGCCCACCAAGTGGTTACTGAAGTCCGGTTTCGAAATATTTGTCAGTTTCCTCTGCGTGACACATTTTTGAAGTTGTCCCTTTCCCTGTGGAGAAGAAGTAACTGCTAAACGCTAACATCCTGCTCTTATGAGCTTGTAGCATCCAGCAACTATTTGTGTTAGTCAAAGTCCTTTTGTTACTATAATACAGTTGATTTGGTGATgatgacatgaacatgtgttagggggttgacatccatacaagcattCTACTCTGATTCTTACCTCAACATGTAGTGAGGGGACCATGAGGAGATTCGGGATCTTTCACCCCATCTTTCTCCCACCTGTGTCCATGGCATTTCTATTGTTTTGGTTgagttccattgacctctttaccgcaTATATATATAGAACAGATAGGTGTCATAATGCCTAGTGCTAGAGGAGTCCAGCAGCGGAACTTTGGACTTTTCTGAGTTTATGGAAGGTTCTGGAACTGATcctggggagggagatggatctGGAACTTGGTGCTGTTCAGATTTATTTGAGGGTTCTGGAACTGATCCTGGGGAGGCAGATCTGTACACACTTCACCTGCTGCGTGTGATTTCTGGTGCACTTTCAATGTTCCCGTTCTagcaaagctctttccacatTCTCCACAGATgtacggcttctctcctgtgtgtgttcgcatGTGATCTTTCAGGTGTTGTGAATGAGCAAATTTCTTCTCACACTGATCGCAGATatgaggtttctctccagtgtgcatTCGCAGGTGTGCTTTGAGCTGTTGTGAATGAGCGAATCTCTTCTCACACTGATCACAGACAAacggcttctctccagtgtgtgttctcatGTGTGATTTCAGGTGTTGTGGTTGAGTGAATTTCCtctcacactgatcacagctaaatggcttctctcctgtgtgcgtTCGCAGGTGTTCTTTCAGGTGTTGCGAATGACCAAatttcttcccacattgatcacagccgtaaggtttctctccagtgtgcatTCTCTGGTGAACTTTCAACCTGCCTGATTCACGGAAGCTCTTCCCACACCGGTCACAGCTgtacggtttctctcctgtatgaGTCAGCTTATGTTTAATCAGGGTTCCTGACAGAGCAAAACTTTTCCCACATAGATCACAgctgtaaggcttctctcctgtgtgtgtcctccgaTGGTTAGCCAGGGTATGTGATTCAaagaaactcttcccacaatcCGTGCAgctgtaaggcttctctcctgcaTGTTGTTTTCGCTTGTGCTTT
This sequence is a window from Oncorhynchus mykiss isolate Arlee chromosome 13, USDA_OmykA_1.1, whole genome shotgun sequence. Protein-coding genes within it:
- the LOC110493340 gene encoding zinc finger protein 2, with the protein product MSRKRDKLLDGLEQSLYTLTKDNLCYLCVRCGIRGSEDRFKGKQNSERTLRRQIMEEIWENEDSKSWLLRLKEDIRGIQQDGRHVTVSSSASSSVSSSPRQSDGDGDAADCREAGKPRQSEVTQRTHTGEKPYSCNQCGKTFTQSGSLATHLRTHTGEKPHSCDVCGKTFNVAFNLNRHQRTHTGEKPYSCEKCGKSFSQSGLLASHRRSHTGEKPYVCDQCGQSFVNPGSLAKHKRKQHAGEKPYSCTDCGKSFFESHTLANHRRTHTGEKPYSCDLCGKSFALSGTLIKHKLTHTGEKPYSCDRCGKSFRESGRLKVHQRMHTGEKPYGCDQCGKKFGHSQHLKEHLRTHTGEKPFSCDQCERKFTQPQHLKSHMRTHTGEKPFVCDQCEKRFAHSQQLKAHLRMHTGEKPHICDQCEKKFAHSQHLKDHMRTHTGEKPYICGECGKSFARTGTLKVHQKSHAAGEVCTDLPPQDQFQNPQINLNSTKFQIHLPPQDQFQNLP